A single genomic interval of Oxobacter pfennigii harbors:
- a CDS encoding DNRLRE domain-containing protein translates to MPIISITPTDDVYIAEYFPTSNFASVPVLFIGEYLQFDGLPDAYRSLLKFDLTGAIPPGNTLISATLNLYV, encoded by the coding sequence ATGCCAATTATCTCTATCACACCTACTGATGATGTTTATATAGCAGAATATTTTCCTACCAGCAATTTCGCCAGCGTACCTGTATTATTTATCGGTGAATATTTGCAATTCGATGGCCTTCCAGATGCTTACAGAAGCCTTCTGAAATTTGATTTAACCGGAGCTATACCTCCTGGCAATACTCTAATCAGCGCGACATTAAATCTTTATGT